The Symphalangus syndactylus isolate Jambi chromosome 23, NHGRI_mSymSyn1-v2.1_pri, whole genome shotgun sequence genome has a window encoding:
- the H1-3 gene encoding histone H1.3 — MSETAPVAPTTPAPAEKTPVKKKAKKTGAAAGKRKASGPPVSELITKAVAASKERSGVSLAALKKALAAAGYDVEKNNSRIKLGLKSLVSKGTLVQTKGTGASGSFKLNKKAASGEGKPKAKKAGATKPRKPAGATKKPKKVTGAATPKKSIKKTPKKAKKPATAGGTKKVAKRAKKVKTPQPKKAAKSPAKAKAPKPKAAKPKSGKPKVTKAKKAAPKKK; from the coding sequence ATGTCAGAGACTGCTCCAGTTGCTCCTACCACTCCTGCACCCGCAGAAAAAACACCTGTGAAGAAAAAGGCGAAGAAGACAGGCGCAGCTGCCGGGAAACGCAAGGCATCCGGACCCCCAGTGTCTGAGCTTATCACCAAGGCAGTCGCAGCTTCTAAAGAGCGCAGCGGCGTTTCTCTAGCCGCGCTTAAGAAAGCGCTTGCGGCTGCTGGTTACGATGTAGAAAAAAACAACAGTCGCATCAAGCTTGGCCTCAAGAGCTTGGTGAGCAAAGGTACCCTGGTGCAGACCAAAGGTACCGGTGCTTCTGGCTCTTTCAAACTCAACAAGAAAGCGGCTTCCGGGGAAGGCAAGCCCAAAGCCAAAAAGGCTGGCGCAACCAAGCCTAGGAAGCCTGCTGGGGCAACTAAGAAGCCCAAGAAAGTGACTGGCGCCGCTACCCCGAAGAAAAGCATCAAAAAGACGCCTAAGAAGGCAAAGAAGCCAGCAACCGCTGGTGGGACCAAGAAAGTGGCCAAGAGGGCGAAAAAGGTGAAAACACCCCAGCCAAAAAAAGCTGCCAAGAGTCCAGCTAAGGCCAAAGCCCCGAAGCCCAAGGCAGCCAAGCCTAAGTCGGGGAAGCCGAAGGTTACAAAGGCAAAGAAGGCAGCTCCGAAGAAAAAGTGA